The sequence CGAGAAGAAACACCTCCATTCACATCAACACATTGACAAGCCAATTAGAGACTTAATAAAGAATCTTAGAGAGAACAATGTATCACTAACAAGGGTTAATTCTATAGTTGCTGGTTTCTATGGATCAACAAAGAAAGTTCCATTCTGTAAGCGGAAGTTACGTACAGTTTGTTCACAGATTGCTAGTGAAACGCTTCAGGACGACATTGCTAAAACACTGGAGAACTTCTGTGATATGATTGCACTGGACGATAGATTTGCTTTTTGTGCTCAGGTGGATGATGACAACAGGCTAAAATCACTAATGTGGACTAGTGGAAGGAGTAGATCATTATATAATCACTTTGGAGATGCAATAACTTTTGACACTACGTATGGAACAAATATCTACAAAATGCCATTTGGTATGTTTGTAGGGGTTAGTAACCACTTTGAGAGTGTAATCTTTGCTGGAGTGTTCTTGACTAATGAGAAGGAAGAGAATTTCCGTTGGGCTTTTAAGCAATTTGTTGCTATGATGGGTGGAAAACCACCAATTACAATTCTTACAGGTAAACTATTATTTTGCAAGACGTTTATTGCTGCCTCTTACACATTAATAGTAACTTCACTAATTTTGAGAATGTAACCATTAATTTGCCTCATGAATAATTTCAGATCAGGCTAGAGCCATTGGAAATGCAGTCATTCAAGAGCTTCCTAATGCAGAACATAGATGGTGCAAATGGCACGTTCTGAAGAGGGCTCATGAACTTCTGGGAGCTGTTTACAGCAAGCATAAAACATTTGCCGATGATTTCCATAAGCTAGTCAACCACATGCTAACTATAAAGGAGTTTGAAGATGCATGGCAATTTGTTACGGAAAAGTATGGTTTACAGGAGCATCCTTTCATGACTAGAGCCTACGAGTGTAGGCACAAATGGGCAAAACCATACTTTAGTAAAGTATTTTGTGCTAGAATGTGTAGCACTCAACGTAGTGAATGTGCAAACTTTATGCTGAAGATACATATTGTATGTAATTCTTCAATAAATGCATTCATTACACAGTACACAAAGCTTATAGACGATCGTGAGAGTTGTGATGCAGATGCTGAAAGGAAAAACAAACAGGTAAAAATTGtgtaaatttgaattcatttgCATTGACCAGAGAAATCCTTGATACATGTACTTACTTTCATATAATTTGCACATCTGACTTTATGTAATTTTAAGCAGAAAATAATAAAGGTCCATTTTGGATATCCAATGGAGAAGCATGCTTCAGTTATATATACAGCAAAGGTTTATAATCTATTCAAGAAGGAGCTCATTAAGTCTACATCATACCTTGTGCTTCCTAGTCTGGAGGAACATACATTTGTTGTGAAGCATGTCCAGGTGGAGGCTAGGGAATCATGGTCTAAAGTAATTTACAAAATCAAAGTAGATGAGTCAATTGGATATTACACATGTGAATGTGGACTTTACGAACATTTTGGTGTTCTGTGTAGCCACGTCCTTGCGGTACGATACACAGCATTTTatgttttattatttttattttacgCAGAAGGAAGTAATGTTTTGTTCTAGTTTTTAAATTTCACAGGTCTTTGTTAACAGAGGTGTGTGCAAAATTCCTGATTGTCACATAATGAAGCGGTGGACAAAGCAAGCTAGGTCATCTATTTTCAATAATAACTTGGAGAAATATATTGGCGACACTAACGAGGAATAGACATTGTAAATGAAGCTGAGATCGATCCAGATGCATATGCAATTGCAAAGTTAAATTTTAGTAGGTGCAAAAAGGAATTACAGGAGCACAGACTTTCAAAGACAACTACATGCCAGGTGGGATATGGATCAATACCTGAAGATGAAGTAAGTACAAATTCTGGTGTTCAACAGGAAAACAATGAAGTTGTTGAATCATGTGTTCAAATAGTTGATACCGCAAGAAACATTTCAATTCCTGCTTCTTCAATTCTTGCACCTGCTATAATGAAGAGGAATGGTAGACCATCCAATAAAAGGTACATGTCTAGCATGGAAGCTAACATCAAGAAGAAGAGAACTGGGAAAAAACCAGACCCAAAGAACAAACAAGCTGGTGGTGTGATGGGTGTTGTCCAGTCAAGGTTTTGCAGCAAATGTAGATCTCCAACACACACGATCAAAAATTGTCCCCAGCTATATTTACCTTAATGTTCTTTGTTTGCGTTATTTATTTCTAAGTATTTGTAGAATGAATTGTGTAATAAGTAGAAACTTGTGTCGATGATTCGCTGAACTAAGTACCGCCGTCTGAACGTTACTACTTATGAATATCTATTTCCCTATAATATGCCTTATAAAATTTGGATGCCTTATTTTGATCATTAATATTATATTCGTATATGATATAAAATTTCGTAATGATTATAATTGATACTCATAAGAAATATATAATCGTTTTATGATTTACTTTAGTGAAGAACAATGTAATATTTTGTATTGTTAATATCTTTGATTTATtagttagttcttcaaaatgaatGGTACCTGGTTAGAAAGCTATGTATCGCCATTTGAAAAATTTAGTTATATTATGTTATTTATAAATTATTTTATGCCACGTGTTTCATTTATTTGAAATAATGGTACTTAGCACCTATATATTCATTGACATCAGTTATTGAAAATGTTTGCTGGACTATATATTTTCAAAAAAAGCAAATCGTTTATAAGTGCATTACTAATTTTTTATACATTCTCATTGATTGATTTAAAATTATCAATTTTAGCATTATTATACACTTAATAATATAAAATGTGTTATATATTTTACATTTTTCATTATTAATAGTTTTGTATTTGGTTTTTTATGTCAAAATAAAATAGTGAGTTACTTTAGTTTTATAATTTTCAATTTTCATTGTTAATACATTTTATAATCTTGAATCTGTATATAACTGCATAACAAATATCGTATTTCAGTTGTATAGTATGATTTAAGTACAATATATGCAATGCAATAAATACATAGcaaatataaaatatcatatttcaCATTCATATTTCCTCATGTGAATACAATGTGAAATATAATTAGGTATTTGAAATTGAATTCCTGTAGTGAAATATTATGCCATCTCTTATATCATGTTGTACATATAACTTTTTCATTTCAGAATTTGAAATGGAATAAATACATAGcaaatataaaatatcatatttcaTAACTAACATTTTGTAATATAATTATGCATATTTTATGGTTCGTATTTTGTATATAATGAAATGTGACACGTTGTAACTATAATAATTCAATATGATTATGTGAAATCCAACAATTGTTGGTACAATACAATATGATGTGTAAAAAATATGACTTTTCAGTTCTATAGTATCAAAAGAAATAATTGAATAACAAATATCATATTTCATTTGTATAGTATGCATTAATTAATGTCCTATAGTTTCACATTTCAAACATAATTTCTCGGTATAGCATGAACTGAAACAATTCTATTTCAATAAAGCACTACCTTACAAAATATTTCATGCATGGCCAAATAAGATGAAGAGcttagttagtttaattttcttATCATTAACTTTCTTGTTTGTATGACTCTATATTTTAGTGGAAAAATAGCTAATGGATATGAAATATGATTAAAAGATAAGAACATAAAACAATGATAAAACAGAGACATAGAGTTATTTCCAAATGATTGAAATATGAAATGTTTTCAATACATTTCAAGATGGATTTAAACAGTTATACAACTCCTAAATATCCTCAAGTTTCACAAAAATATAGTACATAAAATTGTCATGCGGATACTCATAATATAATAATTTATTAGGCTTCTTGGTCTGTTTTTCTTCGAGTTGTGATATTCATGGCTGGCTCCCTTTCCTCAATCATCAATTGTTTGGATGTATGCACTAGGAATTGTTCCATGGTTCCCTTTAATCGACAGCATCTCATACAACAGCAAAGGCTTAAATGACATTAAATTTTCCTGCGCACAAAGGTACATGCAATCGAATATTAATAAGATTGAATCTATTTCAACTATTCTATAAGTAAACATGCTTTATCTTGTTTGACAACTACCTATGTATAGCTTCCAACAATTTTATCTCCATGGAAATCCCGAATGGATATAATGGTCATCAAACCTGAGTCAGCACTGTACAATTTAATCATATTAGTTATATTTTTATATAATAATCATTTGTTAAGGCATTGAAAGAATGTTATCAATAGTACCTATTAGCACCGTGAATAATAGGCTTCAAATAATTTGTGTCCCATGTGGTGAAGTCAACTTCCCATCCCGAGTAAAGCTCTTTCACAACTGTTGTCATTGCGCACAGAATTTTCTTCACATTTGAATCATGCATCTTCTTTAGTTCAGTTTCATTTGATCGTACATACGTCGGGTCAGCAACATGTACACATTTTTGCAGCATGTCAAGGAAATAGGAGCACCATGTAACATTCACTAAAGCAGGAACTATAATCTGCACATAGATTAATATTTAACTTAGTATGAAAGAAGTTTTTCACTCATCAGTCACTTTATCTATCAAATACAAAGCTcgcaaacatatatatatatataatccattTTAAATAACTTACGGTTCTGCACTCCGATATATCATATAATAGTTCTATCTTCCGAAACTGGTCAAGCACAGAACGGCTGGACATAACATTCTCATTTGCTAGAACCATCATCTGCATTCATTTTATGCAAAATATTACTTATTTTTCATTTGACAAGATCATATATTATTAGTAATAAAACAAACTTTCTTTGGAAAACTTACTGCAAAGTCTGACTCCAGTATATGCCTACACCTTTGCTTCTTTGAAGTGCCATACATCAACATTTCAAGTTGAACAAGTCTCCTGATACATAAATCAAATACTTCGTAGCTGAATGTTTTGAAGAGTACAAGTGTATCCTTCAATTCATTGCATGTTAACTCGATGTACCTTGGTTCGTAATGTATTATCCAGCACCTGTCATACAGTAAATAGTGTTGGCTTTGATAAATATTTATATTATGGAAATTCCATACTATAAATGAAGTTTACTTACACTTCATTTTCCTCGTGCTTGCTGTTTAGTACCCAATTTGATAATGTAGAGAGCATAGCTGATGATCTTTTTAGCATAGTACTCCCTACAAGCACATGATTAATTGCCAATGGACCATTGCTTACTTTAATTTTCTCAATAGGTGAGTCTATGAACTCTGCTTCGAGTGCTCTTGCATTCAAGTTCAATATATCTTCTCTTTGAAACAAACGAAATGCAACAGCTATTTCTGACATATGACTAGCAACTGTTGCTGGTGAAAGTTGATTTTGTCATGTTTGCACATTAACAAATTGATCACATGTATTAGAACATGGTGTTTGTACTACATTAGTTGGTGTTCTGGTTCCATCCATATAACCTGAAAGAAACAACATACTAAATGAATGATCTTAAAATTTATATCAAAATAAACAAATCATATAACATATATCATTGATGAATGATGCATTATGATTTCATATCTCTTACCAGTATTTTCAAGTTCAAACTTTTTGCATGTTGACGAGTCAATTTTTTTTGAAGTGCCTGAAACAGTAAATGGAAAAAGTGTTAGCATTTCTTACTAGTGCAAGCAGTAGTTTATTTTAGTTGAATTACTTACAATCACTGTTATAATCTGCTCCACTATATTCACTTCCAGAACGCTTTAAATTGTTTCTGCACTGGGGTGGTCCTTTAGATTTAATTTCTGTTCCGGTGTTGTGGTCATGAAGCCTCTTTGCTAATTCAAGGTTATCATTTAGAATGATTTCCAATAGATCGTCTATCTTTGAAGATATATTTTCCCTTCCGGATGTTGGTATTTGCTGGTTATTAACTTGACCAGCGAAATTACAAATTGGTTGTGCAATGGCTTTAAACTCATTCATATGTCTTACAATCCTAGCAGTGTGCCATTTAAGATCAATAATTTGAAGAACGGAGAGCTGATGGAAAATATAGTGTTAGCAAATATAATTGTTTCCATTAAGTTATTCATATTTGTTCAACTGTTAGAAAATCATACCTTCTTCGGGATTGTTCCTTGGACATAAGAATCAAGGTAAAGGTTCACTGGCCGCTTTGCATTGCTTGTTGTTTGAACTGGTCCAGGTTTGCTTTTAACTATGTTTGGTATAAATGAAGGTTTCTTCATTGGATCAGTTCCAAATTTTGATATACTTCTATCCTGTTTATGAACAATATATTTCCTGTTCTTCAACGACTTAAGCTGACAATCAAACAAAAACATCATTGATGGTTCAGACAAATTCACAGATATATATGTGATAGGTTAGTAATACAGAACTTGTTTTATATAAGTTAATAAACAATTTATATCATATTTCACTTTCATATTATGAAATTTGGTAATAATTGTGAAAAATTACTTAACATATATTAAATGAAATAAGATATGTAGTAACGGTTTACATTTGAAACATCATATTTCATTGGTAAAATCAGATACATATTTCATTGATTCAATTCAAGTCAATTTATATTATAGATAACTGAAAAATATAATATCATAAGTATCATATTTCATTATTTGTCTATATATAGAGTGTACGTATAGAAAGTTGATTTCAATATAGAAGGAATTAAGCTGCGAATGCTAAATAAACAATTTTTATGAGTAAGACAAATTCAGAGAAATATTTTTAATAGGTTACTAATTATATTATCACCTCATTTGATCCGAATGAATGTTCATCAGCCTTCTGCCTCACAAGTTCTATCATCTTTGACATCTTCTCACGGTCAAATGCAGAAATAGTAGGCACTACATAATCAGGTATGTTTAGAATTCCAAGATTGAGACTGTCCAAAACGAAAGCCTGTCATATATTTAATAAAGTACAACAATTAGTTTCCATGCATTAGTAAATGATCAGATGCAGAAAATATTTTAATATTTTAGAATCATGCTTCTTTCAATTACATTACTGACCTGCAAAAGTAGTGCGCAACTTGAAACATATTTGACACATTTTTTGGTCTTCAGTTCATACTGAGCTTTTCTGGCTGCATTCATAATTTCATCAATTGTTGTTGAGCAAAAGTTGTATGATGGTATTTCATTTGGTTTTAGTAGTGAACCCCAGTAATCTTTAGCTCCATGATTGGCACTGCTGCGCGCTATTAAGAAATATCCCATTATGAAGCAAACAAATGAAGTCTTGAATTGGTCAACCTATGTTGCATCCATACCATTTGGGTACTCCCTGGTTATTATTGTTTCAGCAACCTTCAAACTATTCATTTCTTCAGGGTCGTATGTAACAGATCCCATTGCTAGACGCAAGAATTCAATTTTCTCTTCTACTGATTGGCAGTCCAATTCTCTCAATAAGTTCTGACCCTTTGGTATTCTTAGAATTCTATGGACATCTTCATCAGTTATTGTCAGTGAAACTCTATCATTGATTCTTATTGTTCTAGTATCAGGGTCAGTGTTGCATAGCAGCAGCACTGTGAACTTGCGATCTAACTTGTTTATTTGTGGAAGGTCCAACAAGCCTCCAAAATCCATATCTTTCACAATCTTCCTTTCACAATTGTCAAACTTGTTTATAATTGCTGCTACTTTTTTGCAAGAACTTCTAGGAGTTGCTGCATCACATTCTGAAGTGTCTGAATTTTTAGAATCATTGGACTTCCTATCTGAACTATGATCATGTCCGGACATCTTCTACCAAATCCTACATAAGCAGAGTAGGTACACAAGTTAATATTACTAATATAGTTAATATTACTAATATAATAATTCATCTTTCACTTTGAAGAAACTTTGTTTTATTAATTTCTTCAACTACTAGTACTGTTAAAT comes from Triticum aestivum cultivar Chinese Spring chromosome 5B, IWGSC CS RefSeq v2.1, whole genome shotgun sequence and encodes:
- the LOC123115083 gene encoding protein FAR1-RELATED SEQUENCE 5-like — its product is MIALDDRFAFCAQVDDDNRLKSLMWTSGRSRSLYNHFGDAITFDTTYGTNIYKMPFGMFVGVSNHFESVIFAGVFLTNEKEENFRWAFKQFVAMMGGKPPITILTDQARAIGNAVIQELPNAEHRWCKWHVLKRAHELLGAVYSKHKTFADDFHKLVNHMLTIKEFEDAWQFVTEKYGLQEHPFMTRAYECRHKWAKPYFSKVFCARMCSTQRSECANFMLKIHIVCNSSINAFITQYTKLIDDRESCDADAERKNKQKIIKVHFGYPMEKHASVIYTAKVYNLFKKELIKSTSYLVLPSLEEHTFVVKHVQVEARESWSKVIYKIKVDESIGYYTCECGLYEHFGVLCSHVLAENNEVVESCVQIVDTARNISIPASSILAPAIMKRNGRPSNKRYMSSMEANIKKKRTGKKPDPKNKQAGGVMGVVQSSCIV